From Myxococcus stipitatus, one genomic window encodes:
- the treY gene encoding malto-oligosyltrehalose synthase, which translates to MLLDGMEEAGSAPSGAAGATSSAEVLAEGLFARVRDELGARPYTPLSTYRVQLHRGFTFDQARRVVPYLARLGISDLYASPYLKATPGSTHGYDCVDHQQLNPEVGTPESHAALCAALAARGMGQVLDVVPNHMGIERDNRLWFDVLENGPSSVYAKYFDIDWAPVKDELHDKVLLPILGDQYGVVLERGELRLSFRDGAFFLHYYDHLLPVAPRQYGRILRHGLERLEARLGTDAPPMVELLSILTAIEHLPLRTEVARERVVERHREKEVIKRRLAAVVASCEALAAYIEDNLRVFNGEPGNPRSFDLLDAVLSSCSYRLAHWRVAGEEINYRRFFDINGLAAIRVEDPEVFQEAHALVFRWLREGCVTGLRIDHPDGLFDPTAYFLDLQERYFVERAHALFLQAQAGDDTRWPGVEASLRERWRAEVTRRPDSPLRKALYVVVEKIQGGRERIPEAWAVHGTTGYRFANAVSGLFVQPAAEAHLTETYERLTGERPDFDELVYQKKLLIMRVSMSSEINVLAHELNRISEMSRRTRDFTLNSLRRALVEFVALFPVYRTYVDGWRPGLDARDVQYVEWTIQRAKERNATTNASIFDFLRDILLRRYPPQADEHERAVMLRFAMKLQQVTGPVMAKGLEDTVFYIYNRLVSLNEVGGEPERFGSRAETFHLRNQERAEHWPASQLTTSTHDTKRSEDVRARINVLTELPEDWRKLARRWMRMTEKWVVPLPSGPAPSPNDVYLFLQTVVGAWPMGDASSPEALADFHRRVRDYMAKAIKEAKVRTSWTNPDGAYDDAVARFVDACFHPEKGAAFLAEARDFKRRVERAGQHNALGQQLLKLASPGVVDTYQGCELWDLSLVDPDNRRPVDFDLRSRLLEELDARAEADREGLCAQLREDLADGRVKLFLLSTALRLRQRHAALFRGGGYRALELSGPRAQAAVAFARELGEAVVVACAPRFTLSALESPEGFAGAYERTFLDLPEAYAGMMFRDVFTGRQVRPERGPGGVVLPLAPLLAGFPVVLLERSAG; encoded by the coding sequence ATGTTGCTCGACGGGATGGAAGAAGCGGGGAGCGCTCCCTCGGGAGCGGCGGGAGCCACCTCGAGCGCGGAGGTCCTCGCGGAGGGCTTGTTCGCGCGGGTGCGTGACGAGCTGGGCGCGCGGCCCTACACGCCGCTGTCCACGTACCGGGTGCAGCTGCACCGGGGCTTCACCTTCGACCAGGCCCGCCGCGTCGTCCCGTACCTGGCGCGGCTGGGCATCAGCGACCTGTACGCGTCTCCCTACCTGAAGGCCACGCCGGGCAGCACCCACGGCTACGACTGCGTGGACCACCAGCAGCTCAACCCGGAGGTGGGCACGCCCGAATCCCACGCCGCCCTGTGCGCCGCCCTCGCCGCGCGGGGCATGGGGCAGGTGCTGGACGTGGTGCCCAACCACATGGGCATCGAGCGCGACAACCGGCTGTGGTTCGACGTGCTGGAGAACGGCCCGTCGTCCGTCTACGCCAAGTACTTCGACATCGACTGGGCGCCGGTGAAGGACGAGCTGCACGACAAGGTGCTCCTGCCCATCCTCGGCGACCAGTACGGCGTCGTCCTGGAGCGGGGCGAACTGAGGCTGTCGTTCCGCGACGGCGCCTTCTTCCTGCACTACTACGACCACCTGCTGCCGGTGGCCCCGCGCCAGTACGGCCGTATCCTGCGCCACGGCCTGGAGCGGCTGGAGGCGCGGCTGGGGACGGACGCCCCGCCCATGGTGGAGCTGCTGTCCATCCTCACCGCCATCGAGCACCTGCCGCTGCGCACGGAGGTGGCGCGCGAGCGCGTCGTCGAGCGGCACCGCGAGAAGGAGGTCATCAAGCGGCGGCTGGCCGCGGTGGTGGCGTCCTGCGAGGCGCTGGCGGCCTACATCGAGGACAACCTGCGCGTCTTCAACGGCGAGCCGGGCAACCCGCGCTCGTTCGACCTGCTGGACGCGGTGCTGTCCTCGTGCAGCTACCGGCTGGCGCACTGGCGCGTGGCGGGAGAGGAGATCAACTACCGGCGCTTCTTCGACATCAACGGCCTGGCCGCCATCCGCGTGGAGGACCCGGAGGTCTTCCAGGAGGCGCACGCGCTCGTCTTCCGCTGGCTGCGCGAGGGGTGCGTCACCGGCCTGCGCATCGACCACCCGGACGGCCTGTTCGACCCCACCGCCTACTTCCTGGACCTGCAGGAGCGCTACTTCGTGGAGCGCGCGCACGCGCTGTTCCTCCAGGCGCAGGCGGGCGACGACACGCGCTGGCCGGGCGTGGAGGCGTCGCTCAGGGAGCGGTGGCGCGCGGAGGTGACGCGGCGCCCGGACAGCCCGCTGCGCAAGGCGCTCTACGTGGTGGTGGAGAAGATCCAGGGCGGGCGCGAGCGCATCCCGGAGGCGTGGGCGGTGCACGGCACCACCGGCTACCGCTTCGCCAACGCGGTGAGCGGCCTGTTCGTGCAGCCGGCGGCGGAGGCGCACCTGACGGAGACGTACGAGCGGCTGACGGGCGAGCGCCCCGACTTCGACGAGCTGGTGTACCAGAAGAAGCTGCTCATCATGCGCGTGTCGATGTCGAGTGAGATCAACGTGCTGGCGCACGAGCTCAACCGCATCTCGGAGATGAGCCGGCGCACGCGCGACTTCACGCTCAACTCGCTGCGGCGCGCGCTGGTGGAGTTCGTCGCGCTGTTCCCCGTCTACCGCACCTACGTGGACGGCTGGCGCCCGGGCCTGGACGCGCGCGACGTGCAGTACGTCGAGTGGACCATCCAGCGCGCCAAGGAGCGCAACGCCACCACCAACGCCTCCATCTTCGACTTCCTGCGCGACATCCTCCTGCGGCGCTACCCGCCCCAGGCCGACGAGCACGAGCGCGCCGTCATGCTGCGCTTCGCGATGAAGCTCCAGCAGGTGACCGGGCCCGTCATGGCCAAGGGCCTGGAGGACACCGTCTTCTACATCTACAACCGGCTGGTCAGCCTCAACGAGGTGGGCGGCGAGCCCGAGCGCTTCGGTTCGCGCGCGGAGACCTTCCACCTGCGCAACCAGGAGCGCGCCGAGCACTGGCCGGCCAGCCAGCTGACCACCAGCACCCACGACACCAAGCGCAGCGAGGACGTGCGCGCCCGCATCAACGTGCTGACGGAGCTGCCCGAGGACTGGCGCAAGCTGGCGCGCCGCTGGATGCGGATGACGGAGAAGTGGGTGGTGCCCCTGCCGTCCGGCCCCGCGCCCAGCCCCAACGACGTCTACCTCTTCCTCCAGACGGTGGTGGGCGCCTGGCCCATGGGCGACGCGTCGTCCCCGGAGGCGCTGGCCGACTTCCACCGCCGCGTGCGCGACTACATGGCCAAGGCCATCAAGGAGGCCAAGGTGCGCACCTCGTGGACCAACCCGGATGGCGCCTACGACGACGCGGTGGCGCGCTTTGTCGACGCCTGCTTCCACCCGGAGAAGGGCGCGGCCTTCCTGGCGGAGGCGCGCGACTTCAAGCGCCGCGTCGAGCGCGCGGGGCAGCACAACGCGCTGGGGCAGCAGCTGCTCAAGCTCGCCTCGCCCGGCGTGGTGGACACGTACCAGGGCTGCGAGCTGTGGGACCTGTCGCTGGTGGACCCGGACAACCGGCGGCCGGTGGACTTCGACCTGCGCTCCCGGCTCCTGGAGGAGCTGGACGCCCGGGCGGAGGCGGACCGGGAGGGCCTGTGCGCCCAGCTGCGCGAGGACCTGGCGGACGGCCGGGTGAAGCTCTTCCTGCTGTCCACCGCCCTGCGGCTGCGCCAGCGCCACGCGGCGTTGTTCCGGGGCGGGGGCTACCGGGCCCTGGAGCTGTCCGGGCCCCGGGCCCAGGCGGCGGTGGCCTTCGCCCGGGAGCTGGGGGAGGCGGTGGTGGTGGCGTGCGCGCCGCGCTTCACGCTGTCCGCGCTGGAGTCCCCGGAGGGGTTCGCCGGGGCGTACGAGCGCACGTTCCTGGACCTTCCGGAGGCATATGCGGGCATGATGTTCCGCGATGTCTTCACCGGGCGTCAGGTGCGGCCCGAGCGTGGGCCGGGCGGCGTGGTGCTGCCCCTCGCGCCGCTCCTGGCGGGGTTCCCGGTGGTGCTGCTGGAGAGGAGCGCTGGATGA
- the glgX gene encoding glycogen debranching protein GlgX, translating to MRRAEVLPGKPFPLGATHDGHGVNFAVFSEHAKKVEVCLFDPDDPSRETRRFPLLECTHQVFHGYVPDLAPGTLYGLRVHGPYEPKKGLRFNPHKLLVDPYARALHGKVDYLAPIYGHVQGGKDDEHVLDKRDDAAAVPKAVVLRDTFDWEGDTHPRVPWHRTVLYELHVKGFTKLHPRVPEALRGTYAGLGHPAAIEHLKKVGVTAVELLPIHHIVDEPFLVERGLTNYWGYSTLGYFAPDGRYSASGTRGEQVDEFKAMVKALHRAGIEVILDVVYNHTCEGNHQGPTLSFRGLDNGAYYRLTEKDPRYYMDVTGTGNSWNATHPYALKLVADSLRYWVEQMHVDGFRFDLATTLGRDRHGYDTRAAFFQIIHQDPVLSRVKLISEPWDVGDFGYQVGNFPVLWSEWNGKYRDTIRRYWKGDDRQAAEIGYRLTGSSDLYALSGRKPSASVNFVTAHDGFTLHDLVTYNDKHNEANGEENRDGANDNHSWNCGVEGETGEARINALREQQKRNFLATLFVSQGVPMLVAGDEMGRTQGGNNNAYCQDNALSWVNWELDDTQRALLDFTCRLTRLRREQPVLHKRRFFRGAHMWDSELKDLAWFRPDGKEMKKEDWEKPYVRSLAFLLGGDAIAAPDDEGNRIVGDTLLVLMNAHHEPISFLLPALEWGADWELVVDTSTSAESTRTHTPAGGRVQVAGRSMVVLRRPATE from the coding sequence ATGAGGAGGGCCGAGGTGCTTCCAGGGAAGCCGTTCCCCCTGGGCGCCACGCATGACGGGCACGGGGTCAACTTCGCGGTCTTCAGCGAGCATGCGAAGAAGGTGGAGGTCTGCCTCTTCGACCCGGACGACCCCTCCCGGGAGACGCGCCGCTTCCCGTTGCTGGAGTGCACGCACCAGGTCTTCCACGGCTACGTGCCGGACCTGGCGCCCGGCACCCTCTACGGCCTGCGCGTCCACGGCCCCTACGAACCCAAGAAGGGCCTGCGCTTCAATCCGCACAAGCTGCTGGTGGACCCGTACGCCCGGGCGCTCCACGGCAAGGTGGACTACCTGGCCCCCATCTACGGCCACGTCCAGGGGGGCAAGGACGACGAGCACGTCCTCGACAAGCGCGACGACGCGGCGGCCGTGCCCAAGGCGGTGGTGCTCAGGGACACCTTCGACTGGGAGGGGGACACCCACCCGCGCGTGCCCTGGCACCGCACCGTCCTCTACGAGCTGCACGTCAAGGGCTTCACGAAGCTGCACCCCCGCGTCCCGGAGGCGCTGCGGGGCACCTACGCGGGGCTGGGCCACCCGGCCGCCATCGAGCACCTGAAGAAGGTGGGCGTCACGGCGGTGGAGCTGCTGCCCATCCACCACATCGTGGACGAGCCCTTCCTCGTCGAGCGCGGGCTCACCAACTACTGGGGCTACAGCACGCTGGGCTACTTCGCGCCGGACGGCCGCTACAGCGCCTCCGGCACGCGCGGCGAGCAGGTGGACGAGTTCAAGGCCATGGTGAAGGCGCTGCACCGCGCCGGCATCGAGGTCATCCTCGACGTCGTCTACAACCACACCTGCGAGGGCAACCACCAGGGCCCCACGCTGTCCTTCCGCGGCCTGGACAACGGCGCGTACTACCGGCTCACGGAGAAGGACCCGCGCTACTACATGGACGTGACGGGCACGGGCAACTCGTGGAACGCCACCCACCCGTACGCGCTGAAGCTGGTCGCGGACTCGCTGCGCTACTGGGTGGAGCAGATGCACGTCGACGGCTTCCGCTTCGACCTGGCCACCACGCTGGGGCGCGACCGGCACGGCTACGACACGCGCGCGGCCTTCTTCCAGATAATCCACCAGGACCCGGTGCTCAGCCGGGTGAAGCTCATCTCCGAACCCTGGGATGTGGGCGACTTCGGCTACCAGGTGGGCAACTTCCCGGTGCTGTGGAGCGAGTGGAACGGCAAGTACCGCGACACCATCCGCCGCTACTGGAAGGGCGACGACCGGCAGGCGGCGGAGATCGGCTACCGGCTCACCGGCAGCTCGGACCTGTACGCGCTGTCCGGCCGCAAGCCCAGCGCGAGCGTCAACTTCGTCACCGCGCACGACGGCTTCACGCTGCACGACCTGGTCACCTACAACGACAAACACAACGAGGCCAACGGCGAGGAGAACCGCGACGGGGCCAATGACAACCACTCGTGGAACTGCGGGGTGGAGGGCGAGACGGGCGAGGCGCGCATCAACGCCCTGCGCGAGCAGCAGAAGCGCAACTTCCTGGCCACGCTCTTCGTGTCCCAGGGCGTGCCCATGCTGGTGGCGGGCGACGAGATGGGGCGCACCCAGGGCGGCAACAACAACGCCTACTGCCAGGACAACGCGCTGTCCTGGGTGAACTGGGAGCTGGACGACACGCAGCGCGCGCTGCTCGACTTCACCTGCCGGTTGACGCGGCTGCGCCGCGAGCAGCCCGTGCTCCACAAGCGCCGCTTCTTCCGCGGCGCCCACATGTGGGACAGCGAGCTGAAGGACCTGGCGTGGTTCCGGCCGGACGGCAAGGAGATGAAGAAGGAGGACTGGGAGAAGCCCTATGTGCGCTCGCTCGCCTTCCTCCTGGGGGGAGACGCCATCGCGGCGCCGGACGACGAGGGCAACCGCATCGTCGGGGACACGCTGCTGGTGCTGATGAACGCCCATCACGAGCCCATCTCCTTCCTGCTGCCGGCGCTGGAGTGGGGTGCGGACTGGGAGCTGGTGGTGGACACCTCCACGTCGGCGGAGTCCACGCGGACGCACACGCCGGCGGGGGGGCGGGTGCAGGTGGCGGGGCGCTCCATGGTGGTGCTGCGTCGGCCGGCGACGGAGTAG
- a CDS encoding TerC family protein, translated as MNTQVALWVGFNVFVLAMLALDLGLFHRKEHVVSPKEAGIWTLVWIALSLTFCGGIWYFAGRTPALQWVTAYVVEYALSVDNLFVFLMVFSYFRVAPELQHRVLFWGILGAFVMRAGLIIAGAALVQRFHWLIYLFGAFLVFTAVKMLFSKDEEIDPEQQGIVKFARRALPVARQGEGSRFFLREDGRMKVTPLFIVLLVVEATDLLFALDSIPAVLGISQDAFIIYTSNVCAILGLRSLFFVVASLMEKFHLLKLGLSAILAFVGVKMLITFFDIHVPIGISLGVIGGILLLAILASLVWPKAPEPGDDRESAKT; from the coding sequence GTGAACACGCAAGTCGCGCTCTGGGTGGGCTTCAACGTCTTCGTCCTGGCCATGCTGGCGCTGGACCTCGGGTTGTTCCACCGCAAGGAGCATGTGGTGTCGCCCAAGGAGGCGGGCATCTGGACGCTGGTCTGGATCGCCCTCAGCCTCACGTTCTGTGGCGGCATCTGGTACTTCGCGGGACGCACGCCCGCGCTCCAGTGGGTGACGGCGTACGTCGTGGAGTACGCGCTCTCCGTCGACAACCTCTTCGTCTTCCTGATGGTGTTCAGCTACTTCCGGGTGGCGCCGGAGCTGCAGCACCGGGTGCTGTTCTGGGGCATCCTGGGCGCGTTCGTCATGCGCGCCGGCCTCATCATCGCGGGCGCGGCGCTGGTGCAGCGCTTCCACTGGCTCATCTACCTGTTCGGCGCCTTCCTCGTCTTCACCGCGGTGAAGATGCTCTTCTCCAAGGACGAGGAGATCGACCCGGAGCAGCAGGGCATCGTCAAGTTCGCGCGCCGCGCGCTCCCGGTGGCGCGGCAGGGCGAGGGCAGCCGCTTCTTCCTGCGCGAGGACGGGCGCATGAAGGTGACGCCGCTGTTCATCGTCCTGCTCGTCGTGGAGGCCACCGACCTGCTGTTCGCCCTGGACTCCATCCCCGCGGTGCTGGGCATCAGCCAGGACGCCTTCATCATCTACACGTCCAACGTCTGCGCCATCCTCGGCCTGCGCTCGCTGTTCTTCGTGGTCGCCAGCCTGATGGAGAAGTTCCACCTGCTGAAGCTGGGGCTGAGCGCCATCCTCGCCTTCGTGGGCGTGAAGATGCTCATCACCTTCTTCGACATCCACGTCCCCATCGGCATCTCCCTGGGGGTGATTGGCGGCATCCTCCTGCTCGCCATCCTCGCCTCGCTCGTGTGGCCCAAGGCCCCCGAGCCGGGAGATGACCGCGAGAGCGCCAAGACCTGA
- the apaG gene encoding Co2+/Mg2+ efflux protein ApaG: protein MSSTATTDGIRITVKPAFWPERSSPESGQYAFMYTVEIVNEGDAPAQLRARHWVITDASGKVEEVKGEGVVGRQPRVAPGERFEYTSWAMLRTPFGTMRGSYDMERPDGSRFAARIAEFALTLPNALH from the coding sequence ATGTCCTCCACCGCCACGACCGATGGCATCCGCATCACCGTGAAGCCAGCCTTCTGGCCCGAGCGCAGCTCGCCGGAGTCCGGGCAGTACGCCTTCATGTACACGGTGGAAATCGTGAACGAGGGGGACGCCCCCGCGCAGCTCAGGGCGCGGCATTGGGTCATCACCGACGCGAGCGGGAAGGTGGAGGAGGTGAAGGGCGAGGGCGTGGTGGGTCGCCAGCCCCGTGTCGCCCCAGGTGAGCGGTTCGAGTACACGAGCTGGGCGATGCTGCGCACCCCGTTCGGCACCATGCGGGGCAGCTACGACATGGAGCGGCCGGACGGCTCGCGCTTCGCGGCCCGCATCGCGGAGTTCGCGCTCACCCTCCCCAACGCGCTGCACTGA
- the hemH gene encoding ferrochelatase, with protein sequence MTPSSTKRGLLLVNLGTPDAPRTGPVRRYLREFLSDPRVVDIHPVGRWLLLNLIILPVRPAKSAEAYRKVWMPEGSPLLVHSRALEAAVRERLGGEYEVALAMRYGNPSIPDALESLRARGVSDFTVLPLYPQEAASSSASSLARVYELLAAGWDVPNVRAVPAFHSHPAFLDAFAQVARPVIADARADHVLFSFHGVPQRHVVKSDPTGRHCLASEGCCDVLSDANRHCYRAQCFATARGLAERLGLSREGWSVSFQSRLGRTPWVKPYTDLVLPELAKRGVRRLAVMCPAFVADCLETLEEVGLRAREQFVQEGGESLTLVPSLNAHPAWVDAVVQLVRESDGAP encoded by the coding sequence ATGACGCCGTCGTCGACCAAGCGGGGGCTGCTGCTCGTCAACCTGGGGACGCCGGACGCGCCTCGGACGGGGCCGGTGCGCCGCTACCTGCGCGAGTTCCTGAGCGACCCGCGCGTGGTGGACATCCACCCGGTGGGCCGCTGGCTGCTGCTCAACCTCATCATCCTCCCCGTGCGTCCGGCGAAGAGCGCGGAGGCGTACCGCAAGGTGTGGATGCCGGAGGGCTCGCCGCTGCTGGTGCACAGCCGGGCGCTGGAGGCGGCCGTGCGCGAGCGGCTGGGCGGGGAGTACGAGGTGGCGCTGGCGATGCGCTACGGCAACCCCTCCATCCCGGACGCGCTGGAGTCCCTGCGCGCCAGGGGCGTGTCCGACTTCACGGTGCTGCCCCTGTATCCGCAGGAGGCCGCCTCGTCGTCCGCGTCGTCGTTGGCGCGCGTGTACGAGCTGCTGGCGGCCGGCTGGGACGTGCCCAACGTGCGCGCGGTGCCGGCCTTCCATTCGCACCCGGCCTTCCTGGACGCCTTCGCCCAGGTGGCGCGGCCGGTCATCGCGGACGCGCGCGCGGACCACGTCCTCTTCAGCTTCCATGGCGTGCCGCAGCGGCACGTCGTCAAGAGCGACCCCACGGGCCGCCACTGCCTCGCGTCCGAGGGGTGCTGCGACGTGCTCTCCGACGCCAACCGCCACTGCTACCGGGCGCAGTGCTTCGCCACCGCGCGGGGGCTGGCCGAGCGGCTGGGGCTTTCGCGCGAGGGTTGGAGCGTGTCCTTCCAGTCGCGGCTGGGGCGCACGCCGTGGGTGAAGCCGTACACGGACCTGGTGCTGCCGGAGCTGGCGAAGCGCGGCGTGAGGCGCCTGGCGGTCATGTGCCCGGCCTTCGTCGCGGACTGCCTGGAGACGCTGGAGGAGGTGGGCCTGCGGGCCCGGGAGCAGTTCGTGCAGGAGGGGGGCGAGTCGCTGACGCTCGTCCCCTCGCTGAACGCCCACCCGGCGTGGGTGGACGCGGTGGTCCAGCTGGTGCGCGAGTCCGACGGCGCCCCTTAG
- a CDS encoding L-threonylcarbamoyladenylate synthase, translating to MLNPELVERAVEMLRRGGVIALPTETVYGLAANAEDELAVRRVFAIKGRPATHPLIVHLPGAEHLSSWAREVPDSARLLAAAFWPGPLTLVLPRTPRATDAVTGGQDTVALRVPAHPVALAVLQRLGGGVAAPSANRFGRVSPTTAEHVRQDLGTDVDLVLDGGPCAVGVESTIVDLSSGAPAILRPGGLATEDVERVLGHAVPVRAESKVRVSGSLASHYAPRAGVVLAEPHEAAARVAALRARGLRVGVLGPQGLALPDDVPRFDVPEEPAGAARVLYTRLREADARGHDVLVACLPSASGLGVAVRDRLSRAAAPRDS from the coding sequence ATGCTTAATCCGGAACTCGTCGAGCGCGCAGTGGAAATGCTGCGACGCGGCGGCGTCATCGCCCTGCCCACGGAGACGGTCTACGGCCTCGCCGCCAACGCCGAGGACGAGCTGGCCGTGCGCCGCGTCTTCGCCATCAAGGGGCGCCCCGCCACCCATCCACTCATCGTCCACCTCCCCGGCGCGGAGCACCTGTCCTCCTGGGCCAGGGAGGTCCCCGACAGCGCGCGCCTGCTGGCCGCGGCCTTCTGGCCGGGGCCGCTCACGCTCGTGCTGCCGCGCACGCCCCGCGCCACCGACGCCGTCACCGGCGGCCAGGACACGGTGGCCCTGCGCGTGCCGGCGCATCCGGTGGCGCTCGCCGTGCTCCAGCGCCTGGGTGGCGGCGTGGCCGCGCCCAGCGCCAACCGCTTCGGCCGCGTGAGCCCCACCACCGCGGAGCACGTGCGACAGGACCTGGGCACCGACGTGGACCTGGTGCTGGACGGCGGGCCGTGCGCGGTGGGCGTGGAGTCGACCATCGTCGACCTGAGCTCGGGCGCGCCCGCCATCCTCCGTCCCGGAGGTCTGGCCACCGAGGACGTGGAGCGCGTGCTCGGCCACGCGGTGCCCGTGCGCGCCGAGTCCAAGGTCCGCGTCTCCGGCTCGCTCGCGTCCCACTACGCGCCGCGCGCCGGCGTGGTGCTGGCCGAACCCCACGAGGCCGCCGCGCGCGTGGCGGCGCTGCGCGCGCGGGGACTGCGCGTGGGCGTGCTCGGCCCCCAGGGGCTCGCGCTCCCCGACGACGTGCCCCGCTTCGACGTCCCGGAGGAGCCAGCCGGCGCCGCCCGCGTGCTCTACACGCGCCTGCGCGAGGCGGACGCGCGGGGACACGACGTGCTCGTCGCGTGCCTGCCCTCGGCCAGCGGGCTCGGCGTCGCCGTGCGCGACAGGCTCTCGCGCGCCGCCGCGCCCCGCGACAGCTGA
- a CDS encoding TIGR01777 family oxidoreductase, translating into MGKSHVFDARSRMPVTASELFGWHAREGALARLTPPWERMELLERSGDGIHPGARVVMRMRVGPIPRRWVAEHTAYVQDSLFQDVQRSGPFSRWVHTHRMWPEPAQGTSVLEDEVEYVLPLGPAGRLFGAGFARRTLERMFAYRHRVTREDLRRHAAFAARGPLTVAVTGASGSIGSALVPFLTTGGHAVRRLVRGPADAARSEVSWAPDRGEVDVAALEGVDAVVHLAGVNVAGQRWSPAYKDAILRSRAEGTRTLAEALARMTRKPRVLVCAAGISLYGDRGDEPVTEQSGAGAGFLADVCRAWEAATAPAEAAGIRVVHLRIGPVLDARHGALAKMLPAFLAGGGGPVGSGRQWMSWVSLEDVVGLVHFALFTDAARGPINAVAPGATRQADFARTLGRVLRRPAFFPVPAGVIRALFGELGQEALLSGARVLPQAAEQLGYSFLLPELEDALRFTLGRTTAGPEYRHD; encoded by the coding sequence ATGGGCAAGTCGCACGTCTTCGATGCTCGCAGCCGGATGCCGGTGACGGCCAGCGAGCTGTTCGGCTGGCATGCCCGGGAAGGGGCGCTCGCCCGGCTGACGCCCCCCTGGGAGCGCATGGAGCTGCTGGAGCGCTCCGGTGATGGCATCCACCCGGGCGCCCGCGTGGTGATGCGCATGCGCGTGGGGCCCATCCCCCGGCGCTGGGTGGCCGAGCACACGGCCTATGTGCAGGACTCGCTCTTCCAGGACGTCCAGCGCTCCGGCCCCTTCTCCCGCTGGGTCCACACCCACCGGATGTGGCCGGAGCCGGCCCAGGGGACGTCGGTGCTGGAGGACGAGGTCGAGTACGTCCTGCCGCTGGGGCCCGCGGGCCGGCTGTTCGGCGCCGGCTTCGCGCGGCGCACGCTGGAGCGCATGTTCGCCTATCGCCACCGGGTGACGCGCGAGGACCTGAGGCGCCACGCGGCCTTCGCGGCGCGCGGGCCGCTCACGGTGGCCGTCACCGGCGCGTCCGGGTCGATTGGCTCCGCGCTGGTGCCGTTCCTCACCACCGGCGGCCACGCCGTGCGGCGCCTGGTGCGCGGCCCGGCGGACGCCGCGCGCTCGGAGGTGTCCTGGGCGCCGGACCGGGGCGAGGTGGACGTGGCCGCGCTGGAGGGCGTGGACGCGGTGGTCCACCTGGCGGGCGTCAACGTCGCCGGCCAGCGCTGGTCGCCCGCGTACAAGGACGCCATCCTGCGCAGCCGCGCCGAAGGCACGCGCACCCTGGCCGAGGCGCTGGCGCGGATGACGCGCAAGCCGCGAGTGCTGGTGTGCGCCGCGGGGATCAGCCTCTATGGCGACCGGGGCGACGAGCCCGTCACCGAGCAGAGCGGGGCGGGCGCGGGCTTCCTCGCGGACGTGTGTCGCGCGTGGGAGGCCGCGACGGCGCCCGCCGAGGCCGCGGGCATCCGGGTGGTGCACCTGCGCATCGGGCCGGTGCTCGACGCGCGCCATGGCGCGCTGGCGAAGATGCTGCCCGCCTTCCTCGCGGGCGGAGGCGGGCCGGTGGGCTCCGGGCGGCAGTGGATGAGCTGGGTGTCGCTGGAGGACGTGGTGGGGCTCGTGCACTTCGCCCTCTTCACCGACGCGGCGCGCGGCCCCATCAACGCGGTGGCGCCCGGGGCGACGAGGCAGGCGGACTTCGCCCGGACGCTCGGCCGGGTGCTGCGGCGCCCGGCCTTCTTCCCCGTGCCCGCCGGGGTCATCCGCGCCCTCTTCGGCGAGCTGGGTCAGGAGGCGCTGCTGTCGGGGGCCCGGGTGCTCCCCCAGGCGGCGGAGCAACTCGGTTACTCCTTCCTGCTGCCGGAGCTGGAGGACGCGCTGCGCTTCACGCTCGGCCGCACCACGGCGGGGCCGGAATACCGGCACGACTGA